A stretch of the Clostridium fungisolvens genome encodes the following:
- a CDS encoding ribonuclease H-like domain-containing protein produces the protein MELVTTQSVLNVNRDLYNKYDFNNIAFIDIEATGFDKINNKVFAVSVGKFKDQTFANDILFCEHNEEKQLLEKFLKLIKGKTIWCTFNGLAFDEPFIFQRLLINGFKTPIIDKHIDFYREISPYRNSLNLDGYSLKDMEKYLGIQREDSFNGKECRDAYFEYLSTGDEAIKNKIILHNQEDVSNLPLLFLILQDIDERGLKRDDMLSKNQKQYIKYLIRKKGISFDKSVLLNMPKKVASRIIYELIQNKVNTNKIEEILENRKSEHL, from the coding sequence ATGGAGCTTGTAACAACTCAAAGTGTATTGAATGTTAATAGAGATTTGTATAATAAATATGATTTCAACAATATAGCTTTTATTGATATAGAGGCAACTGGCTTTGATAAAATAAATAATAAGGTTTTTGCTGTTTCAGTAGGTAAGTTTAAAGATCAAACATTTGCAAATGACATTCTATTTTGTGAGCACAATGAAGAGAAACAGTTATTAGAAAAGTTTTTGAAATTAATCAAAGGCAAAACCATATGGTGTACATTCAATGGGTTGGCATTCGATGAACCGTTTATATTTCAAAGACTTTTGATTAACGGATTTAAAACTCCGATTATAGATAAGCACATAGATTTCTATAGGGAGATATCTCCCTATAGAAATTCATTGAATTTAGATGGATATTCATTGAAAGACATGGAAAAGTATCTAGGTATTCAAAGAGAAGATAGCTTCAATGGAAAGGAATGCAGAGATGCATATTTTGAATATTTAAGTACTGGAGATGAAGCTATAAAAAATAAGATAATTCTTCATAATCAAGAAGATGTATCGAATCTACCTCTATTGTTTCTAATTCTGCAGGATATAGACGAAAGAGGCTTAAAAAGAGATGATATGCTTTCAAAGAATCAGAAGCAATATATTAAGTACTTGATCAGAAAAAAGGGAATATCTTTTGACAAGTCTGTATTGTTAAATATGCCTAAGAAAGTAGCATCAAGAATAATTTATGAGTTAATACAAAATAAAGTAAATACAAATAAGATAGAAGAGATTCTAGAAAATAGAAAAAGTGAGCATCTATGA
- a CDS encoding FeoB-associated Cys-rich membrane protein has product MEILITLIIVALAGFILFKNVKSSAKGECNCSSNSSCSATHCPKYESKISTITVKK; this is encoded by the coding sequence ATGGAAATACTAATAACTCTTATAATTGTAGCATTAGCTGGTTTTATATTATTTAAGAATGTAAAAAGTTCAGCTAAAGGAGAATGTAATTGCAGCAGCAACAGCAGTTGTTCAGCAACCCATTGTCCAAAATATGAGTCAAAGATCAGCACAATTACAGTAAAAAAGTGA
- the feoB gene encoding ferrous iron transport protein B, translating to MTTVALLGNPNVGKTTLFNALTGSNQYVGNWPGVTVEKKEGKLNNIKIVDLPGIYAMDTFSNEEKVSKSFLENENVDLIINIVDASNLDRNLYLTLQLKQFKKPIVVLLNMVDVAEKKGFKIDYKALEEKLKVKVIPMVASKKKGIDHVKNMLVNNELPLTIDDNDYYFNSEKDAYTFIDGIIDSSRMKNGRGNLSFTDKIDRIVLNPFLAYPIFIAIMIFMFQFTFAWVGQPLADLLDGILNNNIIPFLSNLLSGTAPWFQSLIVDGIVAGVGGIMTFLPIIMALFLCVSALEDSGYMARSAFIMDSLMRKAGLSGKAFIPMLMGFGCNVPAIMSARTLESEKDRKLTALLIPLMSCNARLPIYAVFAPLFFGSKAGLVVGGLYFLGIVVAFLVGMLFKNTLFKKDEEPFIIELPEYKIPEFRTVMKNTWDKGKGFLAKAGTIIFAMTVLIWLLQSFNFSGKVNDINQSFLFNIGNFLAPIFAPLGFGNWQASVSLLTGILAKETVVSTMTVIYGGNLDAAIASTFTTVSALGFMVFVLLYTSCVTALGTMKKEYGTKMAVFSASYQFVLAWVGAFVVFTIGKLIF from the coding sequence ATGACTACAGTAGCACTATTAGGAAACCCAAATGTGGGTAAAACTACTCTTTTCAATGCACTTACTGGCTCAAATCAATACGTAGGAAACTGGCCTGGTGTAACAGTGGAAAAAAAAGAAGGTAAGCTTAATAACATAAAAATTGTAGATTTACCTGGAATTTATGCCATGGACACATTTTCAAATGAAGAAAAAGTATCAAAATCTTTTTTAGAAAATGAAAATGTTGATTTAATAATCAATATAGTTGACGCTTCAAACTTAGATAGAAATCTATATTTGACACTTCAACTTAAACAATTTAAAAAACCAATAGTTGTCTTACTAAATATGGTTGATGTTGCTGAAAAGAAAGGTTTTAAAATAGACTATAAAGCCTTAGAAGAAAAACTTAAGGTTAAGGTCATTCCAATGGTTGCTTCTAAGAAAAAAGGTATTGATCATGTAAAAAATATGTTAGTCAACAATGAATTACCCCTAACTATAGATGATAATGACTATTATTTCAATTCTGAAAAAGATGCTTATACTTTTATAGACGGAATTATTGATTCTTCAAGAATGAAGAACGGAAGAGGAAATCTTTCTTTTACTGATAAAATAGATAGAATAGTACTTAATCCATTTTTAGCATATCCAATTTTTATCGCAATTATGATATTTATGTTTCAATTTACTTTCGCTTGGGTAGGTCAACCCCTTGCAGATTTATTGGATGGAATTTTAAATAATAATATAATTCCTTTCTTATCAAATCTGTTGTCAGGAACAGCACCTTGGTTCCAATCATTAATCGTTGATGGAATAGTTGCTGGTGTTGGTGGAATAATGACATTCTTACCTATAATTATGGCATTATTTTTATGTGTTTCAGCGTTAGAAGATAGCGGATATATGGCAAGATCAGCATTCATAATGGATAGCCTTATGAGAAAGGCTGGACTTTCGGGTAAAGCATTCATTCCAATGCTTATGGGATTTGGATGTAACGTTCCTGCAATAATGTCAGCAAGAACACTTGAAAGCGAAAAAGACAGAAAACTTACAGCTTTATTGATACCACTTATGAGTTGTAATGCAAGACTACCAATATATGCAGTATTTGCTCCACTTTTCTTTGGATCAAAAGCAGGACTAGTTGTAGGCGGTTTATATTTCCTAGGTATCGTAGTAGCATTCCTTGTTGGTATGCTGTTTAAAAATACTTTATTCAAAAAAGATGAAGAACCTTTTATAATTGAATTACCAGAATATAAAATCCCTGAATTTAGAACAGTTATGAAAAACACTTGGGACAAAGGTAAAGGCTTCTTAGCAAAGGCTGGAACGATCATATTTGCAATGACAGTTTTAATATGGCTTTTACAAAGCTTTAACTTCTCAGGTAAAGTTAATGATATAAACCAAAGTTTCTTATTTAATATAGGTAATTTCTTAGCCCCAATCTTTGCACCTTTAGGCTTTGGAAACTGGCAAGCTTCAGTTTCACTATTAACTGGTATTTTAGCCAAAGAGACTGTAGTTTCTACTATGACTGTTATATACGGCGGTAACTTAGATGCAGCGATAGCTTCAACTTTTACTACAGTAAGTGCATTAGGATTTATGGTATTCGTATTACTTTACACTTCATGTGTTACAGCTTTAGGTACTATGAAAAAAGAATATGGTACAAAAATGGCAGTTTTCTCAGCAAGTTATCAATTTGTACTTGCTTGGGTAGGAGCATTTGTAGTATTTACTATCGGTAAATTAATATTTTAA
- a CDS encoding FeoA family protein produces the protein MCVYDLRPGQVGVVDKISGDDDKLVKRLLALGCIEGTEVTLKRIAPLGDPLIINLRGFNIAIRKNDAKNILLKK, from the coding sequence ATGTGCGTTTACGATTTAAGACCAGGTCAAGTTGGTGTTGTGGACAAGATTTCTGGTGATGATGATAAATTAGTTAAAAGATTACTAGCGCTAGGTTGTATTGAAGGGACTGAAGTAACTCTTAAGAGAATAGCTCCTTTAGGCGATCCACTAATAATAAATTTAAGAGGTTTTAACATAGCAATAAGAAAAAATGATGCAAAAAACATACTATTAAAGAAGTAA
- a CDS encoding HAD-IB family hydrolase: protein MKRIAAFFDIDGTLYREGLITEMFKKMIKYEIIESEKWYNEVRPEFLKWDKRQGDYDGYLLKMIDIYLEAIKGLYKHQIEFIAKKVIEQKGERLYTFSRDRIKWHKEQGHMLITISGSPEELVKEMSLKHGFDDYEGAKYLLDSKGRYTGDVMPMWDHKSKMDAINCFVNKYDIDLDNSFAYGDTAGDFTMLSLVKNPYCINPTRELLNKIQNDKEVKEKINIIVERKDLIYSLKPDRFEIL from the coding sequence ATGAAGAGGATAGCAGCGTTTTTTGATATTGACGGAACACTATATAGAGAAGGTTTAATAACAGAAATGTTCAAGAAAATGATAAAATATGAAATAATAGAGTCAGAAAAATGGTATAATGAAGTTAGGCCTGAATTTTTGAAATGGGATAAAAGACAGGGGGACTATGATGGTTACTTACTCAAGATGATTGATATATATCTTGAAGCAATAAAAGGTCTCTACAAACATCAAATAGAATTTATTGCAAAAAAGGTAATTGAGCAGAAAGGTGAAAGACTATATACATTTTCAAGAGATAGAATTAAGTGGCACAAGGAACAAGGACATATGCTTATAACTATTTCAGGTAGTCCAGAAGAATTGGTTAAAGAAATGTCTTTAAAACACGGATTTGATGATTATGAAGGTGCAAAATATTTGTTGGATAGTAAAGGAAGATATACTGGAGATGTGATGCCTATGTGGGATCATAAAAGCAAAATGGACGCTATAAACTGTTTTGTAAATAAATATGATATAGATCTAGATAATAGTTTTGCCTATGGTGACACTGCAGGAGATTTCACAATGTTGAGCCTTGTAAAAAATCCGTATTGCATAAATCCTACAAGAGAATTGCTAAATAAAATACAGAATGATAAGGAGGTTAAAGAGAAAATAAATATAATAGTTGAAAGAAAAGATCTTATATATAGTTTAAAACCTGACAGATTTGAAATTCTATAA
- a CDS encoding ribonuclease H-like domain-containing protein gives MIIKERDVPVGEIDDSFIIKVNDEEYDCSKSIFFDLEHYVYKKPKCVGVFGACIYDKEKAELLVTQYMIENKYEIRDILILAQKYFIKAYEEGKRYIVTFSGNNDFTVINYLFNQYGVEFKFDDYFVSVDLQKEYEKLIKMGIGLKALEKKFDIVREGELMSGSNLAKTFHKVIKDKDYILRMPKEKVDKILQYNEQDVVNLFHICMNWNKYIKVDEGDNNSTCINE, from the coding sequence GTGATAATAAAGGAGCGAGATGTACCCGTAGGGGAAATTGATGATAGTTTCATCATCAAAGTCAATGATGAAGAGTATGATTGCTCTAAATCAATTTTCTTTGATTTAGAGCACTATGTTTATAAGAAACCTAAATGTGTTGGTGTTTTTGGTGCCTGCATATATGATAAGGAAAAAGCAGAGCTTTTAGTTACTCAATATATGATTGAAAATAAGTATGAAATTAGAGATATACTTATTTTAGCTCAAAAGTATTTTATAAAGGCTTACGAAGAAGGGAAAAGATACATAGTTACTTTTTCTGGAAATAATGATTTTACTGTGATTAATTATCTATTTAATCAATATGGAGTTGAGTTTAAGTTTGATGATTATTTTGTTTCGGTAGATCTTCAAAAAGAGTATGAAAAGCTCATAAAAATGGGAATAGGTCTTAAAGCCTTAGAAAAGAAGTTTGATATAGTTAGGGAAGGAGAGCTGATGAGTGGTTCAAACCTAGCTAAAACCTTCCACAAGGTTATAAAGGACAAAGATTATATACTGAGAATGCCAAAGGAAAAGGTTGATAAAATATTACAATATAATGAGCAAGACGTGGTCAATCTCTTTCATATATGTATGAATTGGAACAAATACATAAAAGTTGATGAGGGAGATAATAACAGCACCTGTATTAATGAATAA
- a CDS encoding ComEC/Rec2 family competence protein — MKKLFKLPLILILLLSLFIVGCSNLKKDTITSNTPNTSISGKLVVHYIDVGQGDSILIQTKEKNFLIDAGPKENEDKLLSYLKKINIKRLDYVVATHPHEDHIGGMTNIIKTYDIGKFYAPKVTNTTKTFQNMLLALKDKNMNINVLKPGMGGDIDLGENTKVEVFSPNSSKYDDLNNYSPIIKVTYGKNSFLFTGDAEKLEETEVLQKKYDIKADVLKVGHHGSSSSTGKDFLSKVSPSVAVISCGKGNDYGHPHKETLKTLEDAKVKVYRTDLSGTIVITSDGNNINVK, encoded by the coding sequence ATGAAAAAACTATTTAAATTACCTCTTATACTAATTCTATTACTGTCCCTTTTTATAGTCGGATGTTCTAATTTAAAAAAGGATACTATAACTTCAAATACTCCCAATACTTCGATCTCAGGAAAGCTTGTAGTTCATTATATAGATGTAGGGCAAGGCGATTCAATTTTAATCCAGACTAAGGAAAAAAATTTCCTTATAGATGCTGGTCCTAAAGAAAATGAGGATAAGTTATTGTCTTACTTAAAGAAAATAAATATCAAAAGATTAGATTATGTTGTAGCCACTCATCCACATGAAGATCATATTGGTGGTATGACTAATATTATAAAGACTTATGATATCGGTAAGTTTTATGCACCTAAAGTCACAAATACAACTAAGACTTTTCAAAATATGTTGCTTGCTTTAAAAGACAAAAACATGAATATTAATGTTCTAAAACCTGGAATGGGAGGCGATATAGATTTAGGAGAAAATACAAAGGTAGAAGTTTTCTCCCCAAACAGCTCAAAATACGATGATCTTAATAACTATTCGCCAATTATCAAAGTTACTTATGGAAAGAATTCTTTTCTTTTCACTGGAGATGCTGAAAAATTAGAAGAAACCGAAGTCCTTCAAAAGAAATATGATATTAAAGCAGATGTTCTAAAGGTAGGTCATCATGGCAGCAGTAGTTCTACTGGAAAGGATTTTCTTTCTAAGGTTTCTCCTTCAGTAGCTGTAATATCATGTGGAAAGGGTAATGATTACGGTCATCCCCACAAAGAAACTCTAAAAACTCTTGAGGATGCAAAAGTAAAAGTATATAGAACTGATCTATCTGGTACAATAGTAATTACTTCCGATGGAAATAACATTAACGTAAAATAA